The nucleotide window CGGCCGGCGCCACGGCGCTGCGGCTCTCGTTCGCGGCGCTGATCCTGTCCGCCGTATTCAAGCCGTGGCGCATCCGGCTGGAGGGCGAATGGCGCCCGCTGGCGCTGTATGGGGTCTCGCTGGGCGTGATGAACCTGACATTCTATTCGTCGCTGGCCTACGTGCCGCTCGGCGTGGCGATCGCGGTCGAGTTCACCGGCCCGCTGGCGGTGGCCGTGTTCACGTCGCGCCGGCGCATGGATTTCCTGTGGATCCTGCTCGCCGTCGGCGGACTGGCATTGCTGCTGCCGTGGGACCGTTCGGCGGCGGCGCTCGACTGGCGCGGTATCGCACTGGCGCTGTGCGCGGGTGCCTGCTGGGCGGTGTACATCCTGGCCGGCAAGCGGGCCGGCATGCGGCACGGGCCGGCCGCGTCGGCATGCGGCATGTGGATCGGCGTGCTGGTGGCGGCGCCGTTCGGCTTCTACCAGGCCGGCGCGGCCA belongs to Pseudoduganella albidiflava and includes:
- a CDS encoding EamA family transporter; this encodes MQTASSHAPVSNALPFAALLLALVSLTAGASLAKQLFPLIGPAGATALRLSFAALILSAVFKPWRIRLEGEWRPLALYGVSLGVMNLTFYSSLAYVPLGVAIAVEFTGPLAVAVFTSRRRMDFLWILLAVGGLALLLPWDRSAAALDWRGIALALCAGACWAVYILAGKRAGMRHGPAASACGMWIGVLVAAPFGFYQAGAAILQPHVLALGLGVAIVSSAIPYSLEMIALRRLPANTFSILLSAEPAIGALMGLALLGERLAINQWAAIGAIIAASVGAAMSSRFTST